Part of the Bicyclus anynana chromosome 3, ilBicAnyn1.1, whole genome shotgun sequence genome is shown below.
ttaaacgtttgtatgggaaatagaaaagggttgtttctatggttttcccggcaattattctaatttttctcaccttttaaaccttccctatacctccacgaacatttgaagaccaagataagataaatccgttcagccgttttcgagttttagcgagactaacgaacagcaattcatttttatatatatagatttaacaAACTGTCATTATCCCTATACTCGAAAGGTATGACTCCTTTTGGTATGGTAGAAAAGGAAGAAAAAGCCCAACTATTGTAGGATTCAAAAGGTTCTAAAGGTTTATGCGTCTCGATAGCGTATCACCCCCGAAGTGAGAAAAACAAAACAGGAGAGCGAAGGAATGTGGGGAGACCGACCTAACATTGAACCACTTACTCCCCTAGTCTGAGTGGAGTTTGGAGATGAAAATCATCAATCGCTCAATTGTATATGGGGTGGATTGAGTGTACAAAGGtcgtaggttcaaatcctaAAAATTGCCATTCAGCGTATTAATAGTACCACctcatttttttaatgataagaGAATGGATTGATtgcttgtgtgtgtgtgtgtgtgtgcgtgcgtgtgtgtgtgtgtgggtgtgtgtgtgtttgtaagGCCCGTAAATTACCACGCTGgacatgcgggttggtcattcttTTGCGCCGgtgttattttcaaaattcgttCACATGGACTAGGGGTTCGAAATATatcgttattaattaataaaagttaaggatttcagaaatttaatttaaaaattatgtattgtatatattaaaattttccaaacgtgaaaaacgctgtcgtccattttgtgacgtcacatgtTACTtcatgtactaaacgtcaaattaattgttaactaatatttttattgtataacgctccgtttgtaagggatttgatatagtgacgtcatgaaatacTCGAAATACAGACCGACATCATGTCCGACAGGGGTTTtggctcatattgtcaaaaatatatttacgagtaaaaactaaaattttcacgtcacaaaaaaatatgaaaaaaaaattcaattatagaAGGAAAATGAACGATACTCTAagacaatttcaaaaaaaaagtcaacTAACCTATTAAAAATGGTTATACCATCATTAATCGGTACCCAGAGCTGGTAGCCAGGGAGATCATCTGCAGAGTCAGTCTGCAGGGTGCAACATGAtcaggttggcagttggggaggctGACTAGTACTAGCCTACCCCATATTTAAGATTTTTGTtcgaaataaagttaaaaaccaCTATAAAAcggtgtaaataaataaatgagttacAAATAGGACACTCGTCTCGACCGTTGCGCGGCGTGTAGAGACGTTTCCATCCTAATTGAATTTCTGGCGTAAAAAGATTTTTGTCAATTTTGTccaaattattgtaatgtaatattttcgTCTGGAGCACTTCACTTTTATACGCTTAAAACTCATGGATGTTAATCCTTTATTTTTCTAGAAATCAATGTCACCAAAAAGTTTTagaattgttaatattttttcatgtgtGCTTTTATTAAAATCGTGCATTTTGTAACGTAGGTACTTGCCCATAATTATCTTGATTATTTAAGCAACTGTCaatgaaactgaaattaaactagTCCaaaactgataataattaatttggatTTTGTAAGATTTATCAATtgagccgtgaaagcccagtggatataacatttgccttcaattcggagggcgtaggttcgaatccggtccggtgcacctagaacttttcagatgtgcattttaggaaattaaatatcacgtgtctcaaacggtaaaggaaaaacctgcatacctgagaatcttcttaaatctctacgtgtgtgaagtctgccaatccgcattgggccagcgtggcggactattggcctaacctctcccattctgggttgctaatgatgatgatgattggacattcatcaaatctgggtccggcaatttaaaaaaatggtctCCTGTAGAGTACTTGTAAGCAAATGAGtcgaaaaattcaaaaaaccatttcaaattcgtttattttgaGTAGTtctggcttagtttacaagtacttaaACTTTAAGTTTGTGTATTTGCAAAACTATCACGGGTTCGGAAGTCAGTTTACTTTGCAATAATTGCTTTGTTCGAGATCAAAgggaattaaatataaagtattGACGTATTGAAACTTAAGAATTAAATTTAGTGAGAAATGCtttgaaattaaagtttttacCGTATTTAACGTCCATTTCAGCACTTGACTTTAAGTTTCCTTGCCACCCCCGACCCAGCAGGGGTTGTAAGTGCCATCATGTCACCCCTTCAGCTATCGAGCATACATTCGATCTTAGCGTATTGTCAAACGAAACACTAAGTTCAACACTTCACACAAGTTCACTATCGAAagtaacttttctttttttatggctcaatataagaaaaaaaaatgggaccaccttgGAATctaaccctttaaaacaaaaaaataatttacaaaatcggtccacaaatgacggaattatcgctggacatacataaaaagaaaaaacatacatacagccgaacgtagaacctcctcctttttggaagtcggttaaaaaattatctcgtcgtcatcaacccttattcggctcactgctgagcacgagtctcctctcagaatgagaggaggaAAAAATTATCTGTATATCAAATAAtcaaaatctctaaaaacacATATTTACCTTCAATTTTAACATTAGACATCCTAAAATAGGAAATACTAcccttattttaattacaaaaagatTCCGTTAAAtcgagaacctcctctttttttgaagtcagttaaaaacataaataaataactaactgAATATGAAAGTTCTACTAGCgttttctataataatttaatgggaAATCGGCCAAACTCACATGATTACTGAGTTTGGTTTGCATTGTGTTGCAAGAACAAGCTCATGATTGAAGTCCCCTTACGGgtttaaaactatattaatgTATACTCATAATAGTCAGGCATACTCGAACAATAATTACATGTGCTTACCGTTTTTATATTAACTgtaattcattaaatattaccacagaatacgtaatagtataaataattgttaCTAGGTACATTATTGTATTACCTgctaaaaattaacttaatgacacaaaatttttcaaattataagtaaagtagcggacgcccgcgacttcgtccgcgtagaatttagtttttcacaaatacctcgggaaccatgaatttttctaggataaaaagtagtctatgtgttaatccaggctatgaaatatcttaataccaaatttcagctaattcggttcagtagtcgaggcgtgaaagagtaccAAACATTCAGAtcttcaaaatcatcagttttcgcaaaccatggctttttcgggataagaagtagcctatgtgttaatccagagtaaaatctatttctattccaaatttcagctaaatcgctacagtagtagcggtgttaaagagtaacaaacatccaaacaaacatacatccaaacaatcATTCAAACTTTATGTCTGtgtaaaatattagtagtatcaattataattaaatcaataaagCAAAAAGGCAATTTCCGAAGACGAAACTGCGCCttgtagatataaaaaaatatttttaatacaggaACATTccttttcatttgaatttacatatttttttcaagttttactcATCTCAACCTAATTTACTAGTTTCGCTTCCCTAATTAACCTGATGTTAAGGCAGCTCTTTCATACGTTTCTGCGAATTGAAATTACGACCCAGTAATATATCTACCTAAAAAGCTTAtttctagtttaatataatgaaGTAGCAAATTCTAGTTAGAGAGATATTAAATACGTAGtggtttttaattttccatATAATAAATCCTTAGAATGTTTTTATACCTTTAAGCGCCTCGTCTACTAGCACTAACGTTgtcaatttctttatttttaaaaaagaatatttgccttttttcatttttataatatgaccaatattccaattccaatccaactagtcgggaaagactgtattaggagtgggtacgccaatagtccaacggggcggggatcgaaccacccaccctcggtgatgagtccgaccgctctaaccgttgagctattgaggcgaatttatttttacccgactacggcgaagccaaaaggaagggtaataattttggcagtctatgtatgtatgctcAGAATAcagtgtttttctgtattctgagtatgtatgtatattccaTCGTAGTGACttaactacagaaccgattttaatgaatgaggtGTCAAAAAATTCGTAATAATAGTTAGGTGAcggtaaaaattatataacggAATATAAGCATCTGATAAATAACCTCAAAAAATAATGCTCAGCGGTATATAGgttgattatcatcatcatcatcatgattatcatcatcatcatcatcaacatcaaatgataataagataataaaaatcaCCAAAATTTTCATTCCTTCCAACCTACTAGGTATCagaaatgaattaaatatatattttaaactacattaaagtttaaaaattatttaaaatggagaaAATTAAAACTACATGGAGTTTTTTATAGTGATATTACCAACAAAAGTGATAATTTATATTCCAAAATTCCTTTACAAAAGAGAAAATCAGATCTTTTTATAAAGTGGGAAGTGTAAAACGCGGTAGTGAAAAAGACGCGGTCTTCAAGCAACACCTCGTATTGCATATTATGAATgaataataacctctccacgTCGGAActcttatatttaaatttatggaCACTAAGTTAAAACACTGGCCGGTAATAAAGTGTAGTGGTAAGGTACCTCAATGAGCTCAAACTTGtggaatattaaaatttaagaatACGTCGTAGTTTGAGGAAAAGTTGTGAAACGGTATTCTGTTTGAGTTTGAAGGTTCTTCTTTTACTGGAAGGAGCATCTATTAGGTACAATATAGGTCGAAGTACGAGTAAATTTTTGACATCGAAGTGATTCTATACTTATACAGacactgtatttattataataaaaataattattatatatacgtagaaaagtttattaaaaaatcgcATCGCTGAAAAAAAGGTCTCCGTGGAGACCCTTTCCTTGCTGTTCTTCTGTTATAGCCAATGATATTGAATTCTGTTacatgtgttactagcgcatggaAACGCTTCAACGAGGAaaatagtcaactcaatgttaacAACGATcgttgtttaaacaaataatacctaaatatcgtctacaatgtcgagtacaATGAGTTGtgagttcaggaagtgtaaaaactatatatacatgaatatataatgaaattaacgacaaaattgtgcatgtgtgtgctcagtgttgtagcctataattcggatcactttttgcggtgatttgtaGTGACATACCCGATCTACTCGTATAAGATCATCTATTTACACAAGCGCTTCATGCCGGAATGCACTGTAGTTAAAATGATCTTATTATTTTCATCGAAATTACTACGAAAAGTGTCAACACTATTATACCGTGTAGTCTTAGATTATATATTTGCAAGATAGGCGAAGCGACGAATCGATTTAAACAAGTATTATTAGATATACGTATCAAGATATGATTAAAAGCTTAGTTGAAAATTTTAGCCCCTGGATTCTACACGTTATCATGGATGGGGAAAAGTAATCATTTAGTAAAAAGTCTTTATCGGTTACTAACTGAGTGTATAACCAAAAAAAATGTTGGCTTATTTAGTTGCTCTAACTCTATGTATTCTTCACAAAGTTCCAAGGGGAGtagttaaaaattttcttttttaaagtgTTCCACAAACTCAAAACCCTCTAATGGAGGGAACCATTAAGCATTCATCGATTCCTAATTTATCTTGCTTTTCGATTTTTCCTCCTTTCAAATCGCTAAGTTAATAGCGGACGTTTTTTGCCTCCAAATCGATTCCAATTATAAACTGTCGTAAAtcttaaatttattgtttttatcgcTAATTTGTTTGAGTTCTGAACTCCTATTGTAGCGATCCTGAACGTAAATTatcctttattatatttaaataaggaCAAAATGGAGGtagagtttttaaatatttaacaatcgAATCTTTTAAAACAATCGGGTCATTAAGACAACGTTTACATCCGACGTAAAGTTTGCTGATTGTAAAGAGGATTCAGGGTTCATTGCGTTCACAAGTAAGGAGATTACAGCAATAATAACTATAGTGAGTGTTTTCCACAGTAAGTAGTGAAATAGAAAAGCCAATCTATATGCCTAGAGCTTACGCCACGTTGCAATGAACAAACTCATGGTATAGAATTCCGTACCAAAATATGAAATTGAACCATTACTTAGTTTATAATTCGCAACAGGTTGAAGCTATTATTTTATGGTCACAAAACGTTTATTCTTGTTTGGACCATTGTTGTGCAAGGCATGTTCTCTTTTTTGGGGTAATGAATCGGATGCTATATACCTAATCGTCTATTTTTTCTCACTCTATATGCGGAATTCTCTGTCTACAGCGTAATTGATGTATACTAAATCGGATAAgaacctttttaaaaataaacatttgacGTAAACATATTTTGACAATGCCAAATCCGTAATGTGGGacaatcaataaaaatcaatatttacaaaaaaaactttttaatttttattagttttagccACAAATGGATGCGTACAAGTATTCCCCATCTTTCCCTCAATATGTGGGGTATCCAGAAGGGTTCCCAGACCATGGAGACGGGTTTGGGGAATACTATGACTTGGGACCAATGAATGCGGATCGGGAGGTCAACAGGTATTTTATCGTTTTCTTCTCTTACAAATggaattgaattaataatatCACTAGATGTACTCCGTGGTTTTACTCGTTAATCCTATTACTGTGGGATCTACATCTGAGGCCCATGGCGAGTTCATTAGATGGGGGATGGGATCCCAGAaaaatttgtattgtattttttcatgtaaGATTACTTCTGTGCTTACTCAAGCCGTCTCGGCCCATAATATATTGCCACCCTTGCCATCCTATAGTTATAACcttagaatacagaaaacaccagaaaccACGTTCAGCCGTCATTATAAAGCTCGCGCTGTGTCCAAAAATTGCACGTTGAAATTGTTcttgaaattacaccaaaaagagtaatttcaacggCTTCATATGCGCGATCATACCTTCTCGAGTTTTCCTTATTCTTAGGTTATGCCACTgatctatgtacctactatttataaaaactcGGATTTTATTTTCAACTCGGTATCGGAAAGTTGAAGGTGTTACCAAGCCGACCCGATATAAACCATAACCCATTACCCGACAATAAAATTGGACCATAGTCATCATAGTCATTAATTTCATTGTCTCAATTGCTAATTTCAGATCAGGTCGTTCCAAACAACGAAAGTCTAGAAAACGGAACACAAAGAATTCCCGATCAAGAAGTAGAACGGTATCTAAATCCAATTCTCGCTCAAGATCTCGTACAAAATCTCGGTCTCGGACTCGGTCGCACAGCCAATCTCGATCCAGAACTCTGTCCCGGACACGTTCTAGGTCTAGAAGTAGAAGTCGGTCTGTATCTCACGGCAAGAAAGAAATCAAGGAACCGGGCTTCATGGATGCTTTCAGAGTACTTTACTTAACacgtaagtaattaattttattttcctctcattttatattatgagaaatattatttatttaaaaactagttGAAGTCCGCGTCATTCTCTTAAAAGTCCCGCGGATaccattgatttttcctgaATGTAATAGTTTGCATGATAATGCatcattcgttatcaacccatattcggctcactgctgagctcgagtctcctctcagaatgagagttgtaggctaatagtccaccaggttggcccaatgctgattggcagacttcacacacgcagagaattaagaaaattctctggtatgaaaattctcacgatgtttttccttcaccgtttgagacacgtgatgtttaatttcttaaaatgcacacaactgaaaagttcgaggtgcatgccccgaatcggattcgaacccacaccctccggaattggaggcagaagtcatatccactggtctatcacggctcttgataGCCCAGCCTATGATAATGCATAGTATAATATATCTCCAACagtcaaattggttcagtaaaatttttcacatgtacacacacacacacaaacattaaCCGATATATGTAATATTGGTATTTGGTATATAAGTTTTGATTTCTACTTTGTTATAATTT
Proteins encoded:
- the LOC112055686 gene encoding serine/arginine-rich splicing factor 4-like is translated as MDAYKYSPSFPQYVGYPEGFPDHGDGFGEYYDLGPMNADREVNRSGRSKQRKSRKRNTKNSRSRSRTVSKSNSRSRSRTKSRSRTRSHSQSRSRTLSRTRSRSRSRSRSVSHGKKEIKEPGFMDAFRVLYLTPSKHKKSTTKYLATKKRQDRIQELLKSDGLGSKKWRFYPRIQNQGPEPNEVPGVRDNVDQRVKVDGDFLRKYKRSKTVDADAPIAKLKRWELVLYKRLGFIQAV